tgccaagctggtctcaaactcctgggctcaagtaatcctcctgcctcagcctccaaagtgctagaattacaggcctgagccatcacacccagccagaagCAGCACTTTCACACTTCATTCTCATTCAGACCCTTATTACTAGTTGAAtctctgtctttccctttttttttcttttttggagatgaagtctcactctgtcgcccaggctggagtgcagtggtgcgatctcggctcactgcaagcttcgcctcctgggttcacgccattctcctgcctcagcctcccgagtagctgggactacaggcgcccgccaccatgcccgactaattttttttttttttgtattttttagtagagatggggtttcaccatgttagccaggatagtctcactctcctgaccttgtaatccacctgcctcagcctcccaaagtgctgggattataagtgtgagccaccacagctggtgaGTGTTTCTTAAACCTGAAATTATAAGGAGAATGGTGAAGGAGGATTTGTTACAAGGATGTCCTCCTTCCTATTTTTTTATTCCTACTTTCTGGCCAGGGACCATAATGTGCAGCCTGACGGAAGTCCTGCTAAACTAAGAGTATAATGGAATTGAATATCAATGCCATTTAGGATTTTAGGAAAAGAACTTTAAGATTTTTCACTGTTAACAAGGATATTTTTGAAATCTGGTAAATCTTTTAGGGATTGATTGTGCCCAGGGGTGCAACCCACCACCTGGCAGGTGAGGGATGTGTGCTTATGCACTAAAATTTCTTAACTTGCTGCAGCACGGGTCTTTGTAAAGCCTCTGGTGCTCTTCTGTCCCCCAGAGCACTATGAAGCCCTGGTATCCCCCATCCTCGGACCTCTTTTCACCTACCTCCATATGGTAAGATAAGTCAGGAACAGGAAACAAAGAGTACTATTAAGGCCTGTGGCCATTTTTGACCCTTGCAAGTCAGGAGCTCCTAGAAGTATTGTCTACTAGCCCTGCCAGACTGGCTGAGCAGAGCTTCTACCCCAGCAGACTATCCTTGCTGTAGGATCAAGCACAGCCCCCAAAGAACTAAACTGATTTAATTGCCACAAGGCAGGTTCAGTTGCAGATTCTGCTCCTAACCTCCTATTAACTGAGGAGAGGTAAAAAGAGGAATGCTTGCTCACAGAACCTTGCCAGGAATGCTGGGTCTGTTATCCTGACTCTGGAATTAAGCAGGGGACCGGCTGGGTGGAGAACAGGTATGTCTAGAGACCCAGGAATTCTAAAATTGTTGTTACTTCTTTCCAAGCAAAGGGGTGTTTGAGATACCACCCTCAGCATGGATGTGGGACAGGTTATAGAAACTAGAGATGGTTTTTTTAACCTTGTGGTGTGGAGTCGACAGAGGTTGTCACTGATGCCTAGAATCATCCTTGGCTAATTTTAATCATGAAGTGGACTTGACTTTAGATACTATGTATTCCAGTCCCTTCCCCAATTCTAGcatttatttcctttgtgttttcccAGAGGCTTTCCCAGAAATGGCAAGTTATCAACCAAAGGAGCCTGCTCTGGTAAGGGATACCTACCCACTCTTCTTGGTGGATGAGCTGGCAGCCAGATTTGGGGTGGGGAAAGGAAGCGGGCAGGGATTCTGCTGTCGCAGGGTAGAAGAGCAGTAGGTTGTAGTCATTCTCAGTCTAGGTGATACATGGCTTGTCTGGACAGGCTGTGACCAGCAGGCAGACTCTGAGATCCAGCCTTTATAGGGGCTACTGTTACCTTACTCACTTATTTTGATTCTGTAATGTCTATCCAACTGGACAGAATCACTAGTAATAATGTCCTTCAGTGGATCACTGCTGTCCATTCCCAACTTTTGCATAAAACGAAGACTCGAAGAAAGTGGTCACAGAGAGTCTGATTAGGGTCACTGCTTTCTTTCTGCACTCCTGTGGAACTTGGCCCTCTGGTTTTCTGCAGTGGAGAAGATGAGGCTGCAGATGAAAACCCGGAGTCTCAAGAGATGCTGGAGGAGCAGCTGGTGAGGATGTTAACCCGAGAAGTCATGGACCTAATCAGTAAGTGGCAAGTAGAAACTGGGGCTATAGAGAATTTTCCTGGAAAAGAGCTGGTCACTCAGCCAACTCCACAAAGGCCTGACTAATGCAAAGGATTCATgtttgtggccgggcatggtggattgcgaggtcaaaagatcgagaccagcctggccaacatggtgaaactctgtctctactaacaatacaaaaattagctgggcgtggtggcgcacacctgtagtcccaactactcgggaggctaaggtaggaaaatcacttgaacctgggaggtggaggttgcagtgagctgagatcacaccactgcactccagcctggggaaagagactccgtctcaaaaaaaaaaaaaaaaaaaggattcatatTTGCAGCAACACTGACAGATCCAAAAGTAGTAACTAGATAGAAGCAAGGCAGTCCTGAAGTCAACCTAAGGACACTTTATGAATTGCAAGCTGAATAGTACCAAAGCCAGAATATGGGGAAACAATCTAAAATAGCAGGAGGAATTTGGATTCATTAGGAATAACTTCCTGGTTTTCTCAAAatatggaaatgttttaaattcttgGACGTGGAggctgttaattttctttttgtttttactgtgtcattttgtttgtttgagattcAAAGTAGACCAGGGATGTAACAAGCATCCTCTCCTAGTCATTGACTCTCACAGAATTCTGTAATTTTCTCTCAGCTAGTTGAACTTGAAGGAACAAAACAGTTCGGTCATCAGAATGCCTCTGTTTCTATTGGTGAAGCTAATTCTTGTGCCTTGGACAGTATCCCCATCTTCCACCTTCCTCACCTGGCCAGAGACAGGTTGGGATCAGTGGGCCTGAGGTGGCTGTTGTGGTAGTATATACCCACCCTTCACCTAGTAACCCTGCTTTCTTGCTTTAGCGGTTTGCTGTGTTTCAAAGAAGGGTGCTGACCACAGTAGTGCTCCCCCAGCAGATGGAGATGGTAAGTGAACCTGTGAGACCTTGGAGGTCTGCTCTTAGCCTCCTAAATACTGTTCCTTCTGAACCAGGTCGGTTTCCTTGCAGACTGGTGAGGAGACACCCTACATCTAGTTGTCATCTCTGGACCAGCCCTCTTGCTGTGTGCCTCCATCATACTCCCACCTCCAaccctttgcacttgctatttccTCTGTCTTGGATGATTTTCTCCCAACCATATACGTTATCTATTCCCTTGCTTCATTCCAATGTCATCTCTTCCAAGAGATCATCCATGACCAACCTATCAAAAAtagtaaccccagctactctgtaTTCCTCTGCTTTATTCTTCTTAATAGCACTTGTCACTGcacattatgtttttatttatgtattccttTCTTACATATCTCCCATGTTAGAATGTAAACTCCCATCAGGGAAGGGATCTATTGTCCTATTCCTTTTATCCCCAGTAACTAGATCAGTGCCTGGTACAGAGGGTGCTCAAATATTTGTCCAACAACAAAGTATCTTCAGTATTTGCAGCTTTTTGTGTTTCTGCCTAGAAGCTCCCGTTTCCCTCATGTACAGCTTGGGTGCATCTCTAGAAGATTGGCCATGGGCGTGGGCTATTATTatgtggaggtgggaggggtCCCAGTACTACTTAGCCACCAGTTAGCCTAGAACACTcagctttgctttgtttttttgcgCTTCTGTCAGAACAAGATATTCTTCTCTGTTCTGAAAGGATGGAGCTTAACATTCTTCTCTCTgataacagatgaagaaatgatgGCCACAGAGGTCACCCCCTCAGCTATGGCAGAGCTTACAGACCTGGGCAAATGTCTGATGAAGCATGAGGTGGGTAGAAGGAGCCGGTGATACCTTTACTCCTTGCCCAGGTGGGGAGCCACCTTTTACTTTTCTTGCTCTATGGCGCTATCAAGAGTTTTTTGTAATACTCCTTTGTTATGTAAGTTCCTGGTTCTTAAGGCCCCAGAAAAAAACGAGGGAAAAGGTGCAATGCCATGGTGTCTCCTATACCAGCATAGGCAGGGGCTCTCGGGAAAACACATAGTAGGCACCCTGATGCAGATCCCTGGTGTTTAGcctcccccagccaggcctgAGCTTTGTCTCCATCCTGCACATACAGGTTTTCTcacattttggttttttctttttgactggCAATACACAAAAATAGAGGAAGTAAACTCACTTATTTTTCCTGCTTCGCTATTTAAAACTCCAGCTcctaagccaggcatggtggcgcacacctgtagtcccagctgtttgggaggctgagatgggagaatggcttgagcccaggagttcaagaccagcctgggcaacaaaacaaggaCCCCATCTTTAGAggggggggagaaaaaaaaaaccacctccaGCTCCTGATGTATAAGAATAATCAGAGAAAATTGTGCTGCTTTTCCCACTGTAATCCTTCATCCTTTCCTGTTCAGGATGTTTGTACAGCGCTATTAATTACAGCCTTCAATTCCCTGGCCTGGAAGGATACTCTGTCCTGCCAGAGGACGACCTCACAGCTCTGCTGGCCTCTCCTCAAACAAGTATGGTTATTCACCCCTTTTCCCTGCCCCTCATAGAAGGTTTGGGTCATGCAGATTGCCTAAATCATTCAGAAGAATTGGGGTGCTGAGGCCTTCAGAGAGGCCCCCTGTGGCCCTAAAGCACAGTTGTCTCCCCAGGTGCTGTCAGGGACACTGCTCGCAGATGCAGTTACGTGGCTTTTCACCAGTGTGCTGAAAGGCTTACAGATGCACGGGCAGCACGACGGGTGCATGGCTTCCCTGGTCCATCTGGCCTTCCAGATATACGAGGCATTGGTGAGTGGGGAAAGCATGGGGGCAGGATGGCTGCAGCTTTATCACTCAGTCTGCTCCTAGTCTCTTGGGCCTTATCCTAAATCCAGGCACCTGCCAAATTGCTGGTGCTATCTCTGAGAAATGGGTGTGGCAGGAAATGGGGAGGGTGGCAATAACCTACATCCAATAAGTTTATTCCTGCTGGTATCAGCGCCCCAGGTACCTGGAGATAAGAGCTGTAATGGAGCAAATCCCTGAAATACAGAAGGACTCACTGGACCAGTTTGACTGCAAGCTTTTAAACCCCTCCCTGCAGAAAGTGGCTGACAAGCGCCGAAAGGACCAATTCAAACGCCTCATTGCTGGTTGCATTGGGGTAGGTCACGCACCTTCATTAGTGCACCCAACCCCCTTCTTAAATCATGTGTATGGGCAAACCTTATAAACCAACCGTAGTTATTGACCATTAtggtgatataatttttttttttttttttgagacagggtttcattcttgttgcccaggctggaatgcagtggtgcaatctcagctcaccatagcctccacctcctaggttcaaacgattctcctgcctcagcctcccaagtagctggggttacaggcatgcgccaccacacctggctaagtttttgtatttttagtagagatgcggtctctccattttggtcaggctggtcttgaactcctgacctcaggtgatccacccgccttggtctcccaaaagtgttgggattacaggcatgagccactgcgccaggccaagaGAATCTTTACTACTTAGGGCCCAGCAttaattctttctcatttgttttccaCAGAAACCCTTGGGAGAGCAGTTCCGAAAAGAAGTTCACATTAAGAATCTTCCctcacttttcaaaaaaacaaagccaatGCTGGAGACAGAGGTGCTGGACAATGATGGGGGTGGCCTGGCCACCATCTTTGAACCCTGAATCAATTTTTTGGGCATCCTTCCTCGGCCTTTCTTGtcatctcttctttccctttgtaGCTCATCTCTAGGCCCTTCTTGCACTGCCACCTCACTTTCCACTATTGTCAGCCTGGAGAGAGATCCAGGTCTGGAGCTGGAGAGAACAGGCCCTGTGCAGGACCAGAAGTAATTATACTAAAGTATCAAGAAAGGGAGTTAGGGCTTAAACCATTCTGTCTAGATGTCCCAGATAGTTCCCATTCTACTTGGAGATTTGGCTTTTCCAAGAAAAGCTAGAGCAGTGCAGCCCTTCTCCCACAAGCCCTCCCACCCCTGTGCAGCCACATACCTGTACAGAATGGTAACTAGGGATGCTGTGCCCAACACTGCGACTAGCAAGGCTCGCAGCAAGAGCACAGCCCTCAACTACTTGTGCCAGAGTTTCTCTTGGACCACTCCAACTCCCACTGAGCCCTTTTGCTGTTGGGCTGGCAGGAAACTTGCCCCACTCCCTAAGGGGCACGTCTGGGTTAGGTGCTAAGTGCTGAAAAGAACTTGGCCAGTTCTCTGAACTTTGCTTTGGGCAAGAATCTGGTCACCTGATGGGACACATGGTATAGGCTACTGCTAAACTTGGCACAGTATCAAGTATAGTACCTCCAAGGACCAGGGCTGGGCAGTCTGTAGTGCTAACATCCCCTTTAGAGCTCACACATCTTGCCCTTCCATGAATGACCCCTCAGTCTGGCTTCCCCAGCCTCAAGGTCCACTCAGGCACAAGAGCCACAGTACCCTAGATAGTGTCACATGACACCATTGTCATCCAAGGATAAAACAGACTAACTAGGCTACATCTGTGATAAGCAGCTAGCAAAGCCACTGGTCTTCTAGGACTAAGTCCAGGTGCCTTCTGCAATCTCATGGTCTTTCAGGTCCCTGGTTACTTTTCTCAAAGGCcacctccaaaagaaaagaatacatgcCTTTGCATCACAACCTGTACTGTGAGTCCATTCTAGAGGTCACTGAAAGGCCCTATAAACAGAGAGGACTCGGATATGGGACCTGGCCCTGACGTTATTACTGGCCATAAGGCAGACTTAATCCATACAGAAACCAGTGTGTCCATGTGCTCTGCACAAAAACAGACCTGTTGTCCACCAATCCACTGACAAGAGGGTTTCCATGAGAGCCGAAGTGGACTGAAGCTATAGTTTTTAGCTGGTGCGGGCCACAGGCAGGGTCAGATTGGGAAGAGGAAAACTTGGGGAAGCAGAAGTTGGAGTCTCATGTTGCTCCCTCTTCCTGTGTGGTGCTCTGGGTTCCTGTGGATTGTGAAGGCGATCTCAAGAATGTTTCCCTCCAAACCTGATAGCTGCCTATTCCTGTCTGGTTGGGGCTGTGGAGGGTGTAGTTGTATTTATTGTGTTGTAATATTTTTAACATCCTGTGACTTCATGCTAGaagttttctattgtttatagaaactttttgtagaaacattAACTCTAAAGCACATCTGCATGTCAGTAAAAATCTCAGTTTCATACAGAAAGGGACCCATCTGCCTTTTTCAACCCAGTCTTAAAACCAGTGACATACTCCAGAGTTAATTTCATGAGCACCCTGCAAAAGGGGACTGAACAGGAAGAAATGTGACTGATGAACCTGGTCTTTCAAGCTTTCTGAAATGGTGTGCCAGTTAGAAAAGGATTTCTATCCTGACACACCCAGACTAGGCAGCCCATACCATTCTCACAGTGTCTTTCATATGTGGCTGCTGGGCCTGGCCCAAAGGAATTGCTACTGTTCTTTGCTGGAGCTGTCAATAGCGACATGAACTTCCCTGGTAATCTGGGAGACAGGTGAAATGGCGCATTCACTCTAGCTTGAATGTTTTTCTAGGGGTTTGGCTGTGCTCCCAGAAACCACCTTAATTTGCCAATTCTCAGgtggtgtttgttgttgtttttgagacagggtctcactgttacccaggctggagtgtacatCCGATGTTCTTAATTGCTAAAGGTCAAACCAGTTCTGAAGTGAGGCCCTGTTtttcgcagtggctcacacctctaatcccaacactttggggggccccaaggcagacagatcacttgaggtcaggagtttgagaccagtctgaccaacatggtgaaaccctatctctaaaaatacaaaaaattagacatagccaggcgtggtggtacacacctgtagtaccagctactcgggaggctgaggcaagagaattgcttgaacccaggaggaggaggttgcagtgagcagagattgcaccactgcactccagcctgggcagcagagtaagactctgtctcaaaaaacataaactcAAAAGTAGTCTCAAAAAATTTTGTTTGGACATGAGTTTTATTTACATCTAAGGCCTTATAAAGGCCTAAAAGTCTCATTTTATGGCacatttaacaaaatgtattgactaaaaataaaactggaattgTCCCAGAAAACTCAGGATCCCTAGTCACACTGGGCTCTCCATACAGCAATTCTGTAGGGTGGGTCAGTCAGAACCCAAAGCTTCAGCTTGCCTCAGGAACATCCAAACTCAGTCCATCTGAACCGCATCTAGTTCATCCAAGAAGCGCCGGCACTTCCCCATCAGTACTTTGATGGCTTCACTCACCAGCACATCTGGTGGCAACACCCCCGTTGACTCAACAGAGACTGGGGATCAAAGAGACACTTTAGCCTAGGCAGGGCTTGCCTGCAGAAAGCCCCTGTTACTCAAACTTCACATCTAGACTGGAAGGAAGCTGCAGCACCAAAGAGTACCGCCCACTCATCTCACCACTTCATACTCACAGATATAATGATCTCGAACCCGGGCAAGCCTCACAACCTTCTTTAGCTTCTCATGCCGGAAGATTTCTCTGCTGAAGGTATCCAGCCGGGGGTTGGCAACTCTGGCCACCTTTTTACCTAATGAGAACAAACcatgttttttattctttgttctaaTTTGCTACTTGGTAGCAAACCATGTTATACTTTTAGGATCCCagggtttttatttctgttaccttcaaaaaaatataatttaggtCCTAACCTGAACAGCACCCCAAATACTATACCTTGGACTTCCTGCACCTCAATAACACCAGGTGAGAAGCACCTGCTCAACTCCTCAGCTGCATCCCCTTCCACGGGCTCAAGCAAGGTGATGTCTGGCAGGAGCCTATAACTGGCTGTTGCCACTGGTGAAAACTTGGCATGATCTTTGcctggagaggaagagggaaagtgCCTATACGAAACCCTTCTAGGATTAGGAAGAATACTCTTCCTAAGCTGCTAACAGCAAAAGCACAACGCTCTTGGCTTTCTACCTGCCGGGAATATCTCAGCTGAGTTCCCTAGTCAGCTTGCCCCACTGCAACGTTTCAAACTACCCCTCTTCCCAGGAAGGAACACAGGGTTCTCACCAATGCCCTTGACACAATGCATGAGCAGGTCAATTTCTTGGCCAGGCCGCAGCTGAGCGATGAGGATGTCATCGTGCACTGGTCGGATAGTGCCCTCTGGGAAAAGATCAGCCTGGTTCCCCAGGGGGATCCATGTCATATGCCTGGTATACACTGGAGGAAAAACATGTCAAAAGATCTCAGTTCCTAAAACTAGCAGCCACCCACAGGTGGGGCCTCTTCCTCACCCTACCACTACTTACCTTTGTGGTTCACATACAGTTCATTGGGGTCAGAGGAATCTTTAGCAGCATGGGGGTTCCGAGTGCATCTGACTTGGAGACGAAACTGTAGAGTATCTATCTCTGTGCCTTCTTCATCTCCTGCACAAATGGAGGGAGCTCTTAAGAACTAGTAAACATCTGAGTGCTAGCACTATGCTGAATGCTTTACATATATGTCTCATTTAATTATGGCaaacttgggaagccaaggcaagtgtTCTCACAGATGAAAAACACTGATGTACAAAGATAAGTAAGTTACCCAACATCACAGtcaaccaggatttgaacccagacagtccACTTCTcc
Above is a genomic segment from Piliocolobus tephrosceles isolate RC106 chromosome 5, ASM277652v3, whole genome shotgun sequence containing:
- the POLR1C gene encoding DNA-directed RNA polymerases I and III subunit RPAC1 isoform X1 — its product is MAASQAVEEMRGRVVLGEFGVRNVHTTDFPGNYSGYDDAWDQDRFEKNFRVDVVHMDENSLEFDMVGIDAAIANAFRRILLAEVPTMAVEKVLVYNNTSIVQDEILAHRLGLIPIHADPRLFEYRNQGDEEGTEIDTLQFRLQVRCTRNPHAAKDSSDPNELYVNHKVYTRHMTWIPLGNQADLFPEGTIRPVHDDILIAQLRPGQEIDLLMHCVKGIGKDHAKFSPVATASYRLLPDITLLEPVEGDAAEELSRCFSPGVIEVQEVQGKKVARVANPRLDTFSREIFRHEKLKKVVRLARVRDHYIFSVESTGVLPPDVLVSEAIKVLMGKCRRFLDELDAVQMD
- the POLR1C gene encoding DNA-directed RNA polymerases I and III subunit RPAC1 isoform X2 translates to MAASQAVEEMRGRVVLGEFGVRNVHTTDFPGNYSGYDDAWDQDRFEKNFRVDVVHMDENSLEFDMVGIDAAIANAFRRILLAEVPTMAVEKVLVYNNTSIVQDEILAHRLGLIPIHADPRLFEYRNQGDEEGTEIDTLQFRLQVRCTRNPHAAKDSSDPNELYVNHKVYTRHMTWIPLGNQADLFPEGTIRPVHDDILIAQLRPGQEIDLLMHCVKGIGKKVARVANPRLDTFSREIFRHEKLKKVVRLARVRDHYIFSVESTGVLPPDVLVSEAIKVLMGKCRRFLDELDAVQMD